The sequence GCATCAACCGGGTCATCGACGCCGACGGGCCCGGCAGCGCGCCGGTCGTCAGCCCGATCGTGACCCGCCGGACCAGCGCCGACTGCACCAGATGGTTGGCCCGCGACTCCCCGATCAGCTCGCGCACGGCGACGTCGTCCAGCCGCCCGACCGACCGCGCCAGCCCGGCCAGCGACCGCGCGGCCGCGGCCGGGATGCCCCGCCCCCACCCGCTGACGTACGGCGAGCCGCCGCCCATCGACGTGCGCTCCCAGTACAGCTGCCGGGACGCCACCGCCCAGCCGCCGTTGACCTCGCCGACCACCGAGTCGGCGGGCAGCATCACGTCGTCGAAGAACTCCTCGCAGAACTCCGTCGAGCCGTTCACCTGCCGGATCCGCCGGATCGTGATGCCCGGGGTGTGCACCGGCACCAGGAACATCGTCAGGCCGGCGTGCTTCGGCACCGACCAGTCGGTGCGCACCAGGCAGAGCCCGTAGTCGGCCGCGTACGCGCCCGAGCTCCAGATCTTCGCGCCGTTCAGGATCCACACGTCGCCGTCCCGCTCGGCGCGGGTCGTCACCCCGGCCAGGTCGGAGCCGCCCCGGGGCTCGGACAGGAACTGCACCATCAGCTCGTCGCCCCGCAGGGCCCCGCCGATCCGGTCGCGCTTCTGCTGCTCGCTGCCCATGTCGAGCACGGTGGCGGCACAGATCGCCAGCGTCGGGACGTTGATCCGCAGCGGCATCTCGTAGCCCTGCGACTCGCGGTTGAACGCGTGCTGGTGCTCCGGCGTCAGGCCCAGGCCCCCGTACGCGGACGGGAACGCGATCCCCGCGAACCCGCCGTTCCACAGGATCTTCTGCAGTTCCTTCGTCCGGCTCCACGACGCGACGTCGTTCTCCGGGTCGTCCAGCGACGGATCCCGATCCTCGAGCCGGGGCATGTTCGCCGCGAGCCACTCCTTGGCCCGGATCCGGAACTCCTCCACCGAGCTGGTCACGCTGCCTCCCGCGAGATCACGATGTCGGCCAGAGCCCGCCGATGGTCCGACGGCGTCCCGTACAGGGCCCGGTTCACGGTCGCCCGGCGCAGGTAGAGATGGAGGTCGTGCTCCCAGGTGACGCCGATCCCGCCGTGCAGCTGGACGCAGTCCTGGATGATCGCCGTCGACTTCTCCCCGACGTACGCCCCGGCCGCCGCGACCAGCTCGGCCGCGTCGTCGGCACGGTTCTGCACCGCGGAACCGGCGTCCGAGACGATGCCGTGGATCGCCTCCGTCCACGTCTTCATGTCCGCGAAGCGGTGCTTGAGCGCCTGGTAGGACGCCAGCGGCCGGCCGAACGAGTACCGGTCGAACGCCCACGCGATCGTGAACTCCAGCACCCGGTCGACGGCGCCCGCCGTTTCGGCGGCCTGCAGCACCCCGGCGACCTGCTGCTGCCGCGCGACCGACTCCCCCGCCTGCCCTACCGTCCCCACCACTGCGGACGCCGGGACAGTCACGTCGTCGAGCCGCACCGCACCGAACCGGCGGACGAGATCCAGTGACGTCGTCGGCTCCACGGTCACCGCGTCCCGGGGCACCAGGAACTGCGTGAGCCCCTCGGGCGCCGCCGCGGTCACCAGGAACAGGTCGGCCTGGTCGGCCGATTCCACCCGGTCCTTGACGCCCGAGAGCACCCAGCCGTCGCCGTCCGGGGTCGCGGTCACGCCGGGTGCCGACGGCGCCCACCCGCCCCCGGGCTCGTACACCGCCCAGGTCGCGACGGCCTCACCGGCCAGCAGGCTCCCGACGGAATCGTCGTGCCCACCGGCGTCCACCAAGGCCGACAGCACGACGTTCACCGGGAGCAGGGGGCCGGGCGAGACGAGCCGGCCCATCTCCTCGGCGACGATCAGCAGGTCGAGGAGGCCGGCGTCGGAGACGCTGCCGCCGCCCTGGTCCTCCGGGACCAGCAGCGCGGTCCAGCCGAGCTCGGCGCCGCGGGCCCACCAGGCCCGGTCGAAGCTCTCCGGGCCGGTCGAGAGCTCGCGCACCTTCTCGAGGGACACCTCGGATTCGAGGAACTTCCTGGTCGTCTCCCGGAAGAGTTTCTGGTCCGGGGTGAGGTCAAAATCCATGAAACTCCTCCGGGGAAGGCCCGTCGGCTCCCTCTATGCTTTGACAGTTCTGAAATTATGCAGCAGTCCGGCCCGCGTCAAGCGTCGAGGAGCACCGTGGAACCGTCGTCACCCTTCACCTCCGCGCAGGACGTCGCCACCCGCTTACGGGCGGTCGACTACCTCCCCGACGACCGCATCGCCGGCACCGTCCACCTGGCCGCCCGGATGGCGAAGCCGGTGCTGGTCGAGGGTCCGGCCGGCACCGGCAAGACCGAGCTCGCGAAGTCGGTGGCGCGCACGCTCGGCGCCCGGCTGATCCGGCTGCAGTGCTACGAGGGCCTGGACGAGGCCAAGGCGCTCTACGAGTGGGACTTCCGCAAGCAGCTGCTGCGCATCCAGGCCGCCGGCGGCAGCTGGGACGACCTGCAGAGCGACCTGTTCGCCGAGGAGTTCCTGCTGGCCCGCCCACTGCTGGCCGCGATCAGGGCGCCGGAGCAGGTCGTGCTGCTGGTCGACGAGGTGGACCGGCTCGAGGTCGAGACCGAGGCGCTGCTGCTGGAGGTGCTGTCGGACTACCAGGTCTCGGTTCCCGAACTCGGCACGATCACCGCGTCGACCGCGCCGCTGGTGTTCCTGACCTCGAACGCGAGCCGCGAGCTGTCCGAGGCGCTCAAGCGCCGCTGCCTGTTCCTCCACCTCGACTACCCGGCCCCGGAGCGCGAGCGGGAGATCGTGCTGGCCCGGGTGCCCGGCATCTCCGAGCGGCTGGCCGGGCAGGTCGCCGACGTCGTCCGGTCGCTGCGGGCGATGGACCTGAAGAAGCGGCCGTCGGTGTCCGAGACCCTCGACTGGGCCCGCGCGCTGGTCCTCCTCCTGGAGGACGACGTCACCGATACGACCGTGCGGAACTACTTGCACGTGCTACTGAAGAACCAGAGCGACATCGTCAAGGCCACCGAAGCGTTCTCAGGGGTGTCCGCGTGACTGTTCTGCTGGTGCACGGGGCCGGGTCCACCGTCGATCACAACTTCCGCCGGCCGGGCTGGATCGACCTGCTCGAGGCCTCCGGCCGCGCCGTCGTCGGCTACGACCTGCCGGGCCACGGCGACGGGATCCCGCCGGCGTTGCCCGACGGCGGGGCGATCGTCGACGACCTGCTCGCCCGGCTCTCCGGGCCGGTGGACGCGGTGGGGTTCTCGGCCGGTGCGCAGTTGCTGGCCGGGGCGGCGTCGCGGGACCCGGCGCGGTTCTCGACGCTGGTGCTGCTCGGCGTCGGGAACGGGGTCCTGCACCCGAATCCGGCCGGGCCGTTGCAGCTGGCCGCGGCGATCGCCGACGAGGACGACACGAACACCACCGGGCGGCTGTTCCGCCGGATGGCCCGCTCGGCCGGGAACGACATCGACGGCGTCCGCCGGTATCTGCAGATCCCCAAGCCTCCGGTCGACCCGGAGCGGTTGGCCAAGGTCGACGCTCCGGTGCTGGTCGTGGTCGGTGACCGCGACTTCAACGCCCCGGCCGACGAGTTGGCCGCGGCCTTTCCGCGCGGTGAGCTGACCGTGGTTCCCGGGGCCGACCACTTCGGGCTGGCGTCGGACGTGCGGTGCCTGGACGCGGTGCTGAGCTTCCTCGATCGGCGGGGCTGAGTGCTCGGCACGGTGGAGTCGCTGGTGGCCGAGTTGCGCGCGGTCGGGCTGCCGATCGCGGTCAGCGAGCAGATCGACGCGGTGCGGGCGCTGGAGTACGTCGATCTCGGGCGGCGGGGGGACGTGCGGGTCGCGTTGCGTACGGCGCTGGTGAAGACGGCGGCGCACGAGCACGCGTTCGACACGGTCTTCGACCTGTTCTTCCGCCCGGTCCCGCCCGCCGCTCTCGCCGAGCCCGGCGCGTTCGTCGAGGCCGTCGACAGCGAGGGCGACGGAGACGGCGGGGGCGGGCGCGGCCGGGGCGGGCGCGGCGGGGCGCTGGCCGGGCTGGACGACGAC comes from Cryptosporangium phraense and encodes:
- a CDS encoding acyl-CoA dehydrogenase family protein, with protein sequence MPRLEDRDPSLDDPENDVASWSRTKELQKILWNGGFAGIAFPSAYGGLGLTPEHQHAFNRESQGYEMPLRINVPTLAICAATVLDMGSEQQKRDRIGGALRGDELMVQFLSEPRGGSDLAGVTTRAERDGDVWILNGAKIWSSGAYAADYGLCLVRTDWSVPKHAGLTMFLVPVHTPGITIRRIRQVNGSTEFCEEFFDDVMLPADSVVGEVNGGWAVASRQLYWERTSMGGGSPYVSGWGRGIPAAAARSLAGLARSVGRLDDVAVRELIGESRANHLVQSALVRRVTIGLTTGALPGPSASMTRLMHAETDWRDSDIRVDIAGSAAVTGATGEVGELSLNRQAGSLGGGSTEMARNVISERVLGMPREFAADRDVPFKDVKQGRA
- a CDS encoding acyl-CoA dehydrogenase family protein; its protein translation is MDFDLTPDQKLFRETTRKFLESEVSLEKVRELSTGPESFDRAWWARGAELGWTALLVPEDQGGGSVSDAGLLDLLIVAEEMGRLVSPGPLLPVNVVLSALVDAGGHDDSVGSLLAGEAVATWAVYEPGGGWAPSAPGVTATPDGDGWVLSGVKDRVESADQADLFLVTAAAPEGLTQFLVPRDAVTVEPTTSLDLVRRFGAVRLDDVTVPASAVVGTVGQAGESVARQQQVAGVLQAAETAGAVDRVLEFTIAWAFDRYSFGRPLASYQALKHRFADMKTWTEAIHGIVSDAGSAVQNRADDAAELVAAAGAYVGEKSTAIIQDCVQLHGGIGVTWEHDLHLYLRRATVNRALYGTPSDHRRALADIVISREAA
- a CDS encoding AAA family ATPase: MEPSSPFTSAQDVATRLRAVDYLPDDRIAGTVHLAARMAKPVLVEGPAGTGKTELAKSVARTLGARLIRLQCYEGLDEAKALYEWDFRKQLLRIQAAGGSWDDLQSDLFAEEFLLARPLLAAIRAPEQVVLLVDEVDRLEVETEALLLEVLSDYQVSVPELGTITASTAPLVFLTSNASRELSEALKRRCLFLHLDYPAPEREREIVLARVPGISERLAGQVADVVRSLRAMDLKKRPSVSETLDWARALVLLLEDDVTDTTVRNYLHVLLKNQSDIVKATEAFSGVSA
- a CDS encoding alpha/beta fold hydrolase, which gives rise to MTVLLVHGAGSTVDHNFRRPGWIDLLEASGRAVVGYDLPGHGDGIPPALPDGGAIVDDLLARLSGPVDAVGFSAGAQLLAGAASRDPARFSTLVLLGVGNGVLHPNPAGPLQLAAAIADEDDTNTTGRLFRRMARSAGNDIDGVRRYLQIPKPPVDPERLAKVDAPVLVVVGDRDFNAPADELAAAFPRGELTVVPGADHFGLASDVRCLDAVLSFLDRRG